One Myxococcota bacterium DNA segment encodes these proteins:
- the tgt gene encoding tRNA guanosine(34) transglycosylase Tgt — MKFEILHQSKKSRARVGRIHTAHGVIDTPNFVAVGTNGSLKALDSKTVEALGIQLMFCNTYHLMLQPGSKRVAEAGGLHKFMNRSMPIITDSGGFQVFSLAYGSVASELKSQGTKQIDGSVLKINEEGVLFRSYRNGDKVFLTAETSIQAQKDLGADIMISFDELPPYHMDQTALIDSMERTHRWEKRSLDEHLKDPRHQALYAVIHGGVDVELRKKSCAYLGNLPFDGFGIGGSLGKNRPEMINMLTEVMPFVPPERPNHLLGIGDLPSIRDCVPLGVDTFDSSFPTKAARHGTLMTMDSTHFNITRGKHADNLGPMVADCECYTCQNYSAAYIHHLFKAHEPTVMTLASIHNVHIMVKMMARYRQQILDDQI; from the coding sequence CCATACCGCACATGGTGTGATCGATACGCCTAACTTTGTAGCAGTTGGCACCAACGGTTCTTTGAAGGCTTTGGACAGCAAGACTGTTGAAGCTTTGGGCATTCAGCTGATGTTTTGCAATACTTACCATCTGATGCTTCAGCCCGGATCTAAACGGGTTGCTGAAGCCGGGGGCTTGCACAAGTTTATGAATCGCTCGATGCCGATCATTACGGATTCGGGTGGGTTTCAGGTATTTAGCTTGGCTTATGGTTCGGTTGCCAGTGAGCTCAAAAGCCAAGGGACCAAGCAAATAGACGGCAGCGTTCTGAAGATCAACGAAGAAGGCGTTTTGTTTAGGTCCTATCGCAATGGCGATAAAGTCTTTTTGACGGCTGAGACTTCCATTCAGGCGCAAAAAGATTTGGGCGCGGACATCATGATCAGCTTTGATGAACTGCCACCTTATCATATGGATCAGACCGCGTTGATCGACTCCATGGAGCGCACCCATCGTTGGGAAAAGCGGTCGCTGGATGAGCATTTGAAAGACCCGCGGCATCAGGCACTGTATGCGGTGATCCACGGTGGGGTTGATGTTGAACTTCGCAAGAAAAGCTGTGCTTATCTGGGTAATCTGCCCTTTGATGGCTTTGGCATTGGTGGCAGCTTAGGCAAAAATCGCCCTGAAATGATCAATATGTTGACCGAGGTCATGCCTTTTGTCCCGCCGGAGCGACCGAATCACCTTTTAGGGATCGGGGATTTGCCATCGATAAGAGACTGTGTGCCACTGGGTGTGGATACTTTTGATAGCTCGTTCCCGACCAAAGCCGCCCGGCATGGGACGTTGATGACCATGGACAGCACCCATTTTAATATCACCCGGGGCAAGCATGCGGATAATCTTGGGCCGATGGTGGCTGATTGCGAGTGTTACACCTGTCAGAATTATTCAGCGGCCTATATTCATCATTTGTTCAAAGCCCACGAACCGACCGTCATGACCCTAGCCAGTATTCACAATGTGCATATCATGGTAAAGATGATGGCTCGTTATCGACAGCAAATTTTGGACGACCAGATTTAA
- a CDS encoding peroxiredoxin yields the protein MYSLIQKPAPDFNAEAVMANGEFSKISLSSFKDKKYVCLFFYPLDFTFVCPSEIISFSHRAKDFEARQTQILGVSVDSKFSHYAWRQTPVDNGGIGAIEFPLISDITKEIARDYGVLVEDAVALRGTFLIDMAGVVRHATLNDLPLGRNVDETLRMIDALQHTEKYGEVCPAGWRKGDTAMKANTAGVASYLKENAANL from the coding sequence ATGTACAGCCTGATTCAAAAACCAGCCCCTGATTTTAATGCCGAAGCTGTGATGGCTAACGGTGAATTTTCAAAAATTTCGCTTTCTAGCTTTAAAGACAAAAAATATGTCTGCTTATTTTTCTACCCACTAGATTTCACTTTCGTATGCCCATCTGAGATCATTTCATTTTCTCACCGCGCAAAAGATTTTGAAGCGCGCCAAACCCAAATTTTAGGTGTATCGGTTGATTCCAAATTTAGCCATTACGCCTGGAGACAAACGCCCGTGGACAACGGCGGAATTGGTGCGATTGAATTCCCGTTAATTTCCGACATCACCAAGGAAATTGCTCGTGATTATGGCGTACTAGTTGAAGATGCAGTCGCTTTGCGCGGAACATTCTTAATCGATATGGCTGGCGTTGTCCGTCACGCAACTTTGAACGATCTGCCACTGGGCCGAAATGTTGATGAAACCCTTCGCATGATCGATGCTTTGCAACACACTGAAAAATATGGCGAAGTATGTCCAGCAGGCTGGAGAAAAGGTGATACCGCGATGAAGGCTAATACAGCCGGCGTAGCATCCTATCTGAAAGAAAACGCTGCAAACCTATAA
- a CDS encoding M1 family aminopeptidase, with the protein MSRIFYIVLIFLSACAPQFNSEPSEIHYKITPQANGFLVEITHDASVAPTMTSPAYYSTFSLQSSGNDHTVRYFIKPARRQAHGPSDTQIDLSEGFFKTSGYGLIACLGRKWDEAKSVRITWQAPKPWRFANSFSAGATQQSFKASCYQLQNALYAGGTNLRFYETPLATVAISNNASEKVNKKLIATVKKNMVKVKDFWGELDDAKEYYFVLIHPANGNEHGGTAQFQSFQLALADFTPSDASKELDHLIAHEYFHQWNGIKINVPVSTQHEVRWFVEGFTDYFAFSISGHTANFSNRFENVSLKNYVSDMKTHFDVPYIQGRKIAADMDKAIQNYSSRKLEHLMRHIVRRSQADPLFYLTQASILGVICEGNYMNCDQAHQLIENHVNLGHPFVTASRD; encoded by the coding sequence ATGAGTCGAATATTTTACATAGTTTTGATTTTTCTGAGCGCGTGCGCGCCTCAGTTTAATTCAGAGCCATCTGAAATTCATTACAAGATCACGCCCCAGGCAAATGGATTTTTGGTGGAGATCACGCACGACGCGTCCGTTGCCCCGACCATGACTTCGCCAGCTTACTATTCGACTTTTTCTCTGCAATCCAGCGGAAATGACCATACCGTCCGCTATTTTATCAAGCCCGCTCGCAGACAGGCACATGGCCCTTCGGATACCCAAATAGATCTATCTGAAGGTTTTTTCAAAACCTCAGGATATGGCTTAATCGCCTGCTTGGGCCGGAAATGGGATGAAGCCAAATCAGTTCGCATCACCTGGCAAGCTCCAAAACCCTGGCGGTTTGCCAATTCCTTTTCAGCCGGAGCTACGCAGCAATCGTTTAAAGCGAGCTGTTATCAACTTCAAAACGCTCTATATGCTGGCGGAACCAACCTGCGCTTCTACGAAACCCCTTTAGCTACCGTGGCCATTTCTAATAACGCTTCCGAAAAGGTTAATAAGAAATTAATTGCGACAGTTAAAAAGAACATGGTGAAAGTTAAAGATTTCTGGGGCGAGCTTGACGATGCCAAAGAATATTATTTTGTTTTGATTCATCCAGCGAATGGCAACGAGCACGGTGGTACCGCGCAATTTCAGTCTTTTCAATTAGCGCTTGCTGATTTTACGCCTTCTGACGCTTCTAAAGAGTTAGATCATCTGATTGCGCATGAATATTTCCATCAATGGAACGGCATTAAAATCAACGTACCAGTGAGCACACAGCATGAAGTCCGCTGGTTCGTGGAAGGGTTCACGGACTATTTTGCCTTTTCCATCTCAGGGCACACAGCAAACTTCAGCAATAGGTTCGAGAATGTCAGCCTTAAAAATTATGTCTCTGACATGAAAACTCATTTTGATGTTCCGTACATACAAGGCCGAAAAATCGCGGCTGATATGGATAAAGCAATCCAAAATTATTCAAGTCGTAAGCTTGAGCATTTGATGCGCCATATTGTTAGGCGATCGCAAGCAGATCCGCTATTTTACTTAACGCAGGCAAGCATCTTGGGCGTCATTTGCGAAGGCAACTATATGAACTGTGACCAAGCACACCAACTGATAGAAAACCATGTCAACCTAGGCCATCCATTTGTCACGGCGTCTCGAGATTAA
- a CDS encoding cation:proton antiporter has product MAEFETIEALVSLMMVATIVGIVASRVKVPYTVSLVLVGLGINALNIVPNLKLTPELMMTVFLPALLFEAAIHFPARELRQFSPTIATFALPGVLLAAVLTALALWLGFSIFGLSHAYGFLHFLLFGTIIAATDPVSVISLLRQLGVDRRLALLIEGESLFNDGTAIIFYHAVLTALSLGHFEWSESMLQLISYSMGGLLIGSMFGLFASFIITLAEDHLISIAITTVTAYGSYLVAEKIHMSGILATVMAGLFVGNFGYQKGFNPNTRVAVTSFWEYVAFFVSSIVFLMMGLEVNVPLLMSNIPVIIMAYFAVLAARAASVYLPLPILRRMGQPLDGKSATVIWWAGLRGALSMVLALSLPDSIEFKQTLIAMTFGVVVMSVVFQGSTLGMLLRWLKMMPIRTEAVSFLSKSLARLKAIKAQLEAISKLSSQDLPAAKALIATLQAERVEILKGMEARQAEASFQQAAGLRLTAIEKQLKQIARISYRDSLESNLLTDKEAEDLMLNLETP; this is encoded by the coding sequence GAGGCTCTGGTCTCGCTGATGATGGTGGCCACCATTGTAGGAATCGTGGCCTCTCGAGTTAAAGTTCCTTATACCGTTTCCTTGGTATTGGTTGGGCTTGGCATTAATGCGTTAAACATTGTTCCCAACTTAAAATTAACGCCTGAATTAATGATGACAGTATTTCTGCCAGCATTATTATTTGAAGCAGCCATCCATTTTCCAGCTCGGGAACTTAGGCAATTCTCGCCGACCATTGCCACATTTGCATTGCCTGGCGTCCTTTTGGCTGCGGTTTTAACGGCTTTGGCTTTATGGCTCGGCTTTTCGATCTTTGGCTTGTCTCACGCCTATGGTTTTTTACACTTTCTGTTGTTCGGCACGATTATTGCAGCGACCGATCCAGTTTCTGTGATCAGCCTGCTGCGTCAGCTGGGGGTTGATAGGCGTTTGGCGCTTTTGATTGAAGGCGAAAGCTTATTTAACGATGGAACGGCGATTATTTTCTACCATGCAGTCTTGACGGCGTTGAGCCTGGGACACTTCGAGTGGTCTGAGAGCATGCTTCAGCTGATTAGTTATTCGATGGGTGGGCTGCTGATTGGATCGATGTTTGGTCTTTTTGCCAGCTTCATCATCACTTTAGCAGAGGATCATTTGATTTCCATCGCGATCACCACCGTGACGGCGTATGGGTCGTATTTGGTGGCCGAAAAGATTCACATGTCGGGCATTTTGGCGACTGTGATGGCTGGTCTTTTTGTGGGTAACTTTGGTTATCAAAAGGGTTTTAACCCCAACACCCGTGTAGCCGTGACCAGCTTTTGGGAATACGTGGCGTTCTTTGTCAGCAGCATTGTTTTCTTAATGATGGGGCTTGAAGTCAATGTGCCTTTGCTCATGAGCAATATACCTGTGATTATCATGGCCTATTTTGCTGTCTTGGCTGCTAGAGCCGCTTCTGTTTATTTGCCACTGCCGATTTTGCGCCGGATGGGCCAGCCGCTCGATGGCAAAAGCGCGACAGTGATTTGGTGGGCAGGCCTGCGGGGGGCATTGTCTATGGTTTTGGCATTGTCGCTGCCTGATAGCATTGAGTTTAAGCAAACTTTAATCGCCATGACTTTCGGGGTGGTGGTGATGTCGGTTGTTTTCCAGGGCTCAACCCTGGGCATGTTGCTGCGTTGGCTAAAAATGATGCCTATTAGGACCGAAGCGGTTTCTTTCTTAAGCAAAAGCTTGGCACGTCTCAAAGCAATCAAAGCCCAGCTGGAAGCTATTTCTAAGTTGTCATCTCAAGATTTGCCAGCTGCTAAAGCCCTGATCGCAACGCTTCAAGCGGAGCGCGTGGAAATTTTGAAAGGCATGGAAGCGAGGCAAGCAGAAGCTTCATTTCAGCAAGCCGCTGGCCTTCGTTTGACTGCGATCGAAAAGCAACTCAAGCAAATTGCTCGAATTTCTTACCGAGATTCTCTGGAGTCTAATTTGCTGACCGACAAGGAAGCTGAAGATTTGATGCTTAATCTCGAGACGCCGTGA